The Methanocaldococcus infernus ME region AAATAAAAAATAAATAAACAATAATTAATTATTTACTTGTTAAATTTTAAGTAAATCAAAAAAATAAAAATAAAAAACAAAAATTACAACAAAAGATGAGAAATTTAAGGAAAACTCCAATAAATCTGACAAAATAGTAGCTAACTAACTTTTGCGATAATCACTTACAACACAATACTGGCTAACCTAAAAGAGCATATACATATATGCAACTCGAAAACTCGAAATTTATTCATCACTATCTTTAATCTTTTCAAATAATCGATTTAGGTAATCGATGTGTTTACATTTATCACTCTGACAGATAGAACACCACCATCTGCCTAGATAAGACCTAAATACGATTCCTATAAGCTTCTTATCCGAAGTGTAGAATGAAAAGGTGTAACCTCCCATAGAATCCTTCTTCCACTTGAGTTCGAATCCAAGGGTTGCAAGTGGGTAATGTTTTATGCTAAATTTCTTATAAGGTAAAGACTCGAAAACATTCGAAAATGCAGGATCAAATATTTCGGGCGCCAATCTTTTTAATATGGCCAATCCTTTGCTTGTGAATGAATATACAACCTTATGCCCAATCCTTTCTCTTTTTAATATATTTAAGGCTGAACAGAGCCTTAAAAAAGAAGATGCTAACCCCTTTGATATATTTAAATTCTTTGCCAGTGAAGTAGGAAATGTACTTCCTGTTATTACTAAATAGTGTAAAATGGCTTTCCTGAATATAGTTGATACAACCTCATAAGGCAATCTTTCCATTTTTACACCTTCAAAATTTTTCTAACTAAAATTATTTTTCTTATAGTTTAAGATGCTCAAACATTACAAAATTTCTTAACAAAATATTGTTTGGTTCACGATATAAAATTTTCCCCATCTTCAACAAGTGAGTATTACCAACCTAATCTCAACAAATTTTTAAATTTAACTTCTGATTTGGTATATTTATACTTTTCTTAGCTTAACATAGATTCACTATCCTAATTAAATTTTGATAAGAAAAATAAAGCTTTGTTAATATACTAAAAAACGTTTGATTCATAGTTTATAGCCAATAATAACTTAATATTCACGTTAATTTATGGAAATTATTTTAAAAGTTATTCCACTGAGAAAAATTCAAATTAAATTTATTTCATAGCGATAGTTTATATACTAATACTAATTTTATTCAATTATAAAAATAAGAAATTTGAAGTTAGATAATAAAAATTAATGGTTAGGTTCACAATAAAAAGTATAAAATAAGTTTAGGTTCACATTATTTAGGTTTGAAAAAATATTTATAAGTAAATTTAGAGTTATTAATTTTGGTGAAACCTTGAAGGCATATCCAATAAAGACAAGATACATAAAAAAAGGAGAGAACTTCATTCCCATCATAGTGGAGGCTATAAAAAATAGTGGGATCAAGTTAGAGGATGGAGACTTTGTAGTTCTAAGTGAAAAGATGGTTTCCACTGCTGAGGGAAATTTTATAGATGAGAGTAAATATAAGCCCAAGATGTTAGCCTATTTAACTTATTATTGGTCAAAGTACATATGGGGCTATGTCTTAGGAAAAATTTTTAGACTAAAAGAAGAGAAAATAAAAAATCTAAGAAACATGCCAAAAAGAGAGAGTTTAAGACATAAGCAGATGATCATAGAGGAGCTTGGCTTACTCTATTCTTTAAAGCCCTATGCTGAGGGAGGAATAGATTTAACAAATGTTCCCTACACCTATGCCTGTCCCCTTCCAAAAGAGCCTGAGAAGTGGGCTTCTCTTTTGAGGGAGAAAATTAAGGAAGAGCTTGGAGTTGATGTTAATGTTATGGTTTCAGATACTGATGCCACTTATAGGCTCTTTAACTTCTATTTTACAGCTCTTCCCTATGCTATTAAAGGAATCCATATTCTCCCTGGAATTGTTGGCTTCTTATTAGCAAGGATTATAGAACTTTTAAAACTTGGAGGCTTTGCTGGCTGTACACCTTTAGCAGTTGTTGGAAATCATAATTTAAAAATAGAGGAGTTGGTTAGAATAGCCTTTATAGCTGATAGGGTTCATATAACCACAAAAAACATGGGTGAAGTTTTAAAAAAGCATAACTCTTATATCATTACAGAAGAAATTTTAGAAAAGTTAGAGCATACTCCTGTAGTTGTAATAAAGATGAAAGAAGAGTTTAAGGGTGAGAAAAATGGAATGTAATGGAAAATGTGACTCTTGTAAAATTAAGGATCAATGTCCAGACACAAAGAAATTTTTCATCCAACAGGAGAATAAGATAAAGGAAAGGATGAGTAAAATAAAGTATAAAATAGCTATTCTAAGTGGTAAGGGAGGGGTTGGAAAGAGTACAGTTTCCACCAACTTAGCTGTAGCTCTTGCAAAGAGAGGAAAGAAAGTAGGTTTGTTAGATGCTGACATACATGGGCCAAATGTTCCTAAGATACTTGGCTTAGAGGGTTATCCAGAGGTTAGAGAGGGAGAGATAATTCCCTTAGAGAAGTATGGGGTTAAAGTAATCTCAATGGCTAACCTTCTACCAGATGAGAAAACCCCCATCATCTGGAGAGGACCTAAGGTTAGTGGAGCTATAAGACAGTTCTTAGCTGATGTTAATTGGGGAGAATTAGATTACTTAATTATTGACACACCTCCAGGAACAGGAGATGTTCAACTAACCATTATGCAATCCATCCCATTAGATGGAGCTATAATTGTAACAACCCCTGAAGAACTTTCTGTCTTAGATGTTAGAAAGTCTATAAGTATGGCTAAGATGTTAAAGGTTCCTATCTTAGGAATCATAGAAAATATGAGTGGCTTTGTCTGTCCTAAGTGTGGAGAGCTAACCTACATCTTTGGAGTTGGTGGTGGAGAGAAGGCTGCTAAGGAATTTGGAGTTGATTTCTTAGGAAGAATTCCAATAGATATTAAAGCAAGGGAGGCTCAAGATAAAGGAGTGCCAATGGTTTTAATGGACTGTAGAGCAAAAGAGGAGTTTGAGAAGATAATAGATAAAATTATTGAGAAGCTCTAAATTTTTTGATGAAACTTTTTCTAAAAGTTTCAGAGGGGGAATAGATAAAATTATTAATTAGAAGTTAAAGAATCTCCTTAAATAGTCCTTATCTCTATCTATGTAGATGTGAGCATTGTAAATAAAATGGTTATACTCTTTTAACTCCACTTCTAAGCTTTTTGCAACAAGCTCACCTAAGGATATTAAGCCAAGAGCATTAGAATGAAAGGCTAAGAGGATATCATTACTCCTAAAAAGGACACTCATAATTAACTTATCTTCCCTTAGCTGAAAGCCTATATGCTGAAGGCAGGGAACATCTTTAACCTTCTGATCAATAAAGGGCTGCCAGAGGGAGATAACAGCTCTCCTTGAGGTGCTATTATTTTTTAGCTTCTCTATCACATAGCTTAACTGGTCA contains the following coding sequences:
- a CDS encoding coenzyme F420-0:L-glutamate ligase, coding for MKAYPIKTRYIKKGENFIPIIVEAIKNSGIKLEDGDFVVLSEKMVSTAEGNFIDESKYKPKMLAYLTYYWSKYIWGYVLGKIFRLKEEKIKNLRNMPKRESLRHKQMIIEELGLLYSLKPYAEGGIDLTNVPYTYACPLPKEPEKWASLLREKIKEELGVDVNVMVSDTDATYRLFNFYFTALPYAIKGIHILPGIVGFLLARIIELLKLGGFAGCTPLAVVGNHNLKIEELVRIAFIADRVHITTKNMGEVLKKHNSYIITEEILEKLEHTPVVVIKMKEEFKGEKNGM
- a CDS encoding Mrp/NBP35 family ATP-binding protein; protein product: MECNGKCDSCKIKDQCPDTKKFFIQQENKIKERMSKIKYKIAILSGKGGVGKSTVSTNLAVALAKRGKKVGLLDADIHGPNVPKILGLEGYPEVREGEIIPLEKYGVKVISMANLLPDEKTPIIWRGPKVSGAIRQFLADVNWGELDYLIIDTPPGTGDVQLTIMQSIPLDGAIIVTTPEELSVLDVRKSISMAKMLKVPILGIIENMSGFVCPKCGELTYIFGVGGGEKAAKEFGVDFLGRIPIDIKAREAQDKGVPMVLMDCRAKEEFEKIIDKIIEKL
- a CDS encoding thymidylate synthase, translating into MFIKAPSVAKAYEILVKEILEKGSEMITEDGQRCKELLNVFVKITNPKLKSISSKYPLGKNAIESYKKQLLEGSQNNFTYNYYERIREYPSYDRKLKNDQLSYVIEKLKNNSTSRRAVISLWQPFIDQKVKDVPCLQHIGFQLREDKLIMSVLFRSNDILLAFHSNALGLISLGELVAKSLEVELKEYNHFIYNAHIYIDRDKDYLRRFFNF